A stretch of Malus sylvestris chromosome 11, drMalSylv7.2, whole genome shotgun sequence DNA encodes these proteins:
- the LOC126588534 gene encoding uncharacterized protein LOC126588534 yields MMEMARNSNTRSADYLEGMLNDYVGGKAKLKSLKSTSSRLVTALTCLQFAFAVYATFLLYYMSPSIDLRTKPDFAWATKIAQQWKHYIIQPHILNHYQESASLVQTESLPITPSLVCEHEKIDFMQKKSNDAQMIKLKTELYNEVLDFQRKSIGTETLAQLMAMKSKWDLKGPNRPKVTVILNHFKRKTLCAQLDTLLQQTLPFHHVWVLSFGSPNELSLKRIVESYNDSRISFISSSYDFKYYGRFQMALQTEADLVYILDDDMIPGKKMLQILSHVAGTEKYKNAVLGSIGRILPFRQKDFTFPSYRKFRSKEAGLYLPDPAYDITLDKIVQVDFLSSSWFLSAEHIKTLFIEKPFTFSTGEDLHLSYQLQKYRNAGSFVLPVDSNDKETWGDSEHRLAYVSETTVIFKDIVQVRDDQWWKALSTGYITQWAAMYPQKVDALFYAHSVDEVKALAPLLEKFRSTVGKKAYIAVSGGSYCSCEDAATALKWPMLVCKERRFKIFDLAVGALSGVSNSEVVVLQGVYASMKGLIKIHNPSVVITVADIDPNVKKALKMATETNTNATTLVHLPRPSISKVLWMADLRTTALPNWNQMRLSINIITQNRVHSLTRLLKSLSDAYYLGDEVPISFNMDSKVDEATIKLVSSFDWPHGPKTLRRRIIQGGLIRAVSESWYPSSDDDFGLLLEDDIEVSPYYYLWIKYALLAYHYDPQVSLPELSSISLYTPKLVEVVKERPKWNPTEFFKNIHPNTPYVHQLPCSWGAVFFPKQWREFYVYMNMRFTEDAKKNPVQIPKSRTNGWQASWKKFLIDMMYLRGYVSLYPNFPNQASFSTNHMEPGAHISAKDNVVKHDKSDFEVPLLKEDFRNFLPGGKLPPASRLPSLNLFNQPVSLKGLKAAGAKLGQDVIGCNNATEIVMVDHQTGLPSRCAKF; encoded by the exons ATGATGGAAATGGCTCGAAATTCAAACACGAGAAGTGCGGACTACTTGGAAGGAATGCTAAATGATTATGTGGGAGGGAAGGCCAAATTGAAGTCTCTTAAGAGCACTTCTTCTAGGCTTGTAACTGCTCTCACTTGTCTCCAATTTGCCTTTGCAGTTTATGCAACATTCCTCCTTTACTACATGAGCCCTTCGATCGATTTACGAACCAAACCAGACTTTGCATGGGCTACCAAGATTGCACAGCAATGGAAACACTATATAATCCAACCCCACATTCTCAACCACTATCAAGAATCCGCTTCTCTTGTTCAAACCGAAAGCCTTCCAATCACACCCTCATTAGTTTGCGAGCATGAAAAGATTGATTTCATGCAGAAGAAGTCCAACGATGCCCAGATGATCAAGCTTAAGACAGAGCTTTACAATGAGGTTTTGGACTTTCAGAGAAAATCCATTGGCACGGAAACTCTTGCTCAGTTGATGGCAATGAAATCGAAGTGGGATTTGAAAGGCCCCAACAGACCAAAAGTCACAGTGATCTTAAACCACTTCAAGAGAAAAACACTTTGTGCTCAGCTGGACACCTTGCTTCAACAAACCCTTCCTTTCCACCATGTTTGGGTGCTTTCATTTGGTAGCCCAAATGAGCTTTCATTGAAGAGAATTGTCGAAAGCTACAACGATTCGAGGATAAGCTTCATAAGTTCAAGCTATGACTTCAAGTACTATGGAAGGTTCCAAATGGCTCTACAAACCGAAGCCGATCTTGTGTACATTCTTGATGATGACATGATTCCTGGGAAGAAAATGCTGCAGATTTTGTCACATGTAGCGGGAACGGAGAAGTACAAGAATGCGGTTTTGGGAAGCATAGGGAGAATTTTGCCATTCAGGCAGAAGGATTTTACCTTTCCAAGCTACAGAAAGTTCAGGTCTAAGGAGGCAGGGCTTTATTTGCCTGACCCTGCTTATGATATCACACTGGATAAAATTGTGCAGGTGGACTTCCTTTCCAGTTCTTGGTTCTTGTCTGCAGAGCATATCAAGACACTTTTCATTGAGAAACCCTTCACCTTTTCGACTGGCGAAGATCTACACCTCAG CTATCAGCTTCAAAAGTACAGAAATGCAGGATCATTTGTTCTTCCAGTTGACTCAAATGATAAGGAAACTTGGGGCGACAGTGAACATAGGCTTGCTTATGTGTCAGAAACCACTGTAATTTTCAAGGATATCGTTCAAGTCCGAGATGATCAATGGTGGAAAGCACTATCTACTGGTTATATCACTCAGTGGGCTGCAATGTATCCTCAAAAGGTTGATGCTCTCTTTTATGCTCATTCGGTTGATGAAGTTAAGGCACTTGCACCCCTTCTTGAGAAATTCAGGTCTACCGTTGGCAAGAAAGCTTACATTGCTGTCTCGGGCGGAAGTTACTGCAGTTGTGAAGACGCAGCAACTGCTCTCAAGTGGCCTATGTTGGTCTGTAAAGAGCGAAGGTTTAAGATATTCGATTTGGCTGTGGGAGCTCTTTCAGGAGTGTCAAACTCGGAGGTGGTAGTGCTGCAAGGAGTGTATGCTAGCATGAAAGGATTGATCAAGATTCACAACCCAAGTGTAGTGATCACAGTGGCTGACATTGATCCTAATGTGAAGAAAGCATTGAAAATGGCGACAGAAACAAATACGAATGCTACAACATTGGTTCATTTACCAAGGCCTTCGATTTCTAAGGTTCTTTGGATGGCTGATCTTAGAACAACCGCACTGCCAA ATTGGAACCAAATGCGGTTATCCATCAACATCATCACCCAAAACAGAGTTCACTCACTTACAAGGCTGCTCAAATCTCTCAGTGATGCCTACTATCTTGGTGATGAGGTACCTATCAGCTTTAACATGGACAGTAAAGTGGATGAGGCAACTATTAAACTAGTAAGTTCCTTTGACTGGCCTCATGGCCCGAAAACCCTCAGAAGACGAATCATCCAAGGAGGGCTTATTCGAGCTGTCAGCGAGAGTTGGTACCCTTCATCCGACGACGATTTTGGTCTGTTACTCGAGGATGATATTGAAGTCTCTCCTTACTACTACTTATGGATCAAATACGCCCTCTTAGCCTATCACTATGACCCCCAAGTGTCCCTCCCAGAGCTCTCCTCAATCTCTCTTTACACCCCTAAGCTGGTTGAAGTGGTGAAAGAAAGGCCTAAGTGGAATCCAACCGAATTTTTCAAGAACATCCATCCAAACACACCATATGTCCATCAGTTACCATGCAGTTGGGGTGCAGTCTTCTTCCCCAAGCAATGGAGAGAATTCTATGTCTACATGAACATGAGGTTCACAGAAGACGCCAAGAAAAACCCGGTTCAAATTCCCAAGTCCAGGACTAATGGCTGGCAAGCTTCATGGAAAAAGTTCCTCATAGACATGATGTATCTCAGAGGGTACGTCAGTCTCTATCCAAACTTTCCGAACCAGGCAAGCTTTTCGACTAACCATATGGAACCCGGGGCACATATCAGTGCCAAGGACAATGTTGTGAAGCATGACAAGTCAGATTTTGAGGTGCCATTGTTGAAGGAAGACTTTAGAAACTTTTTGCCAGGTGGGAAATTGCCTCCAGCCTCAAGGCTGCCATCTTTGAACCTCTTCAACCAGCCAGTCTCTCTGAAAGGCCTAAAGGCAGCTGGGGCAAAGTTGGGGCAGGATGTAATTGGATGCAATAATGCCACAGAGATAGTGATGGTTGACCATCAAACAGGTCTGCCATCAAGGTGtgccaaattttaa